One genomic window of Myxococcus virescens includes the following:
- a CDS encoding ArsR/SmtB family transcription factor, whose protein sequence is MIETFTALADPNRFRIVEYLLGGARSVGAIGEALNLNQPQVSKHLRVLKEARLVDVEARAQQRLYGLRPEPLRELNAWLERYRDIWDERLGQLDSLIEELKTQDMEAAQRHARKKKG, encoded by the coding sequence GTGATTGAGACCTTCACGGCGCTCGCCGACCCGAACCGCTTTCGCATCGTGGAATACCTGCTGGGGGGCGCGCGCTCGGTGGGTGCCATCGGAGAAGCGCTGAACCTGAACCAGCCGCAAGTGTCGAAGCACCTGCGCGTGCTGAAGGAGGCCCGGCTGGTGGATGTGGAGGCGCGCGCCCAGCAGCGTCTCTACGGCCTTCGGCCCGAGCCACTGCGCGAGCTGAACGCGTGGTTGGAGCGCTACCGCGACATCTGGGACGAGCGGCTGGGACAGCTCGACTCGCTCATCGAAGAACTCAAGACGCAGGACATGGAAGCAGCGCAGCGACATGCTCGAAAGAAGAAGGGATGA
- a CDS encoding SDR family NAD(P)-dependent oxidoreductase: MGTFTHRTALVTGAASGIGLATARHLAAEGATRLILVDLAQEALEAVTLPCAVDRAVGDVRDEAFWEALAPRLAGLDHAVVNAGVAGAATIVDHGFDEWRRILSINLDGAFLTLRAAMRAMRGRGGSIVATASAAGVKPEPGVAAYGASKAALIHLVKVAAKEGAADRIRVNAIAPAGVETPVWDAVPMFAERVAQVGRDAAFAELAALATPLGRYARPEEVARQIGFLLSDDCALMTGTTLLSDGGYTL, translated from the coding sequence ATGGGGACATTCACACATCGAACCGCGCTCGTGACGGGGGCTGCTTCTGGCATCGGGCTGGCGACGGCGCGACATCTGGCAGCGGAAGGTGCCACACGGCTGATTCTGGTCGACCTCGCGCAGGAGGCATTGGAGGCGGTGACGCTTCCATGCGCGGTCGACCGGGCCGTGGGGGATGTGCGAGACGAGGCATTCTGGGAGGCGCTGGCGCCAAGGCTGGCGGGGCTTGACCATGCCGTGGTCAACGCGGGTGTCGCGGGGGCAGCGACCATCGTCGACCATGGCTTCGACGAATGGCGGCGCATCCTGTCCATCAATCTGGACGGTGCGTTCCTGACGCTGCGCGCTGCGATGCGCGCGATGCGGGGGCGTGGTGGCTCCATCGTCGCGACGGCGTCCGCGGCGGGCGTGAAGCCCGAGCCTGGCGTCGCGGCGTATGGCGCGTCGAAGGCGGCGTTGATTCACCTGGTGAAGGTGGCGGCGAAGGAAGGCGCGGCTGATCGAATCCGTGTCAACGCCATTGCGCCCGCGGGCGTCGAGACCCCGGTATGGGATGCCGTCCCCATGTTCGCGGAACGCGTGGCGCAGGTCGGGCGCGATGCGGCGTTCGCCGAGCTCGCCGCCCTGGCGACGCCCCTGGGCCGCTATGCCAGGCCGGAGGAGGTCGCGCGCCAGATTGGCTTCCTGCTGTCGGATGACTGCGCGCTGATGACAGGCACGACCTTGCTGAGCGACGGCGGCTACACGCTCTGA